Below is a window of Primulina huaijiensis isolate GDHJ02 unplaced genomic scaffold, ASM1229523v2 scaffold42393, whole genome shotgun sequence DNA.
aacatAAAAGCATAACGTAAACGTGTATTGTAAAATCATATCGTGTCAAAGCATGTCATCATAGACGTATACGTGTCGTGTTAAATTATAACGTCTCAAAGcatgtcatctcatatcatcatatacgtgtcaaaacagctcatgtgtcatcataaatttaaaaattttcttttaattgaattctgTTTATTAGTTGTGAccttcgtatcagctctatcatatcagctctattcgatggatccatctataaaaaccgcGGGACCcggcggcgggggacatcagcgacagcattacccgcctACTGAAcccgggcctcagctcatcaaatctcatgtcatcgtatacatatacatcgtcagtcacaatcaattctcatccttcaaaaatatcatccttttcatcacttaataaaaacatgcatatgcgtaacttttcctttaaaacaagcatgcaacatatttatcataattgcgtaaaaatcgtaaaaaaaggatgcataaacatttaaaatatcatatatttgtgctcagggcgctgccaggaccaaaatctcacctcgggtgcaaaatgaccattttgcccctggaaacccaaaatttaTCGTTtaacccctggacctctaaaaatGACCCGAAgattaccaaactccttaaaatgtcccaaaacatttttaaaagcattacTAGACGTAAACTAGAGTCCATTTTACAACttattcgattcgttttaaaacttgacaggggtcccggttttaactcgaatcgaaccgaaacccaaccaaaatttttttttccaactttTTCCTACACCTAATAAACATCTAAGAGGCTCTAAAAACATCCAAACCAGTCCAACAAATCCCTCGAATCAGCCTTACACATTGCTGGAAAATGACAACTAGTATTCCCCGAACACCCTAGCTCACCGAACCTACCATAAATCGACCCTAGCTCAAAAACCGAAGGGACCAGCTCCTAACCTGTCTCCACTTGACCACTCTAGGACCCCTCTGGACACCATGGACCCATGGCCCTAGCCCCACACAACCCACATCACGAATGCGAATGCTAGGAGTCAAAAGCACACCCATGCGATCACCTCATCTCAATGCTACTATACCAGCTGTTCTATCAATGCGTCCAGCAGCTTGCGGCCCCTTCTAAGCCATGGCTCAGACCCAGCAAGGGCTGGTCCACGACCTGGAACGGTCCCTCACGCAGCCGGCCCTCTCCACAACTCGGTCTACCCTCAAAACGCGGCCTGCTCCCCGATCGGCCCCCTCAACACAAGCAACCTACGGTTCCAGCCTACTGTCAGGGCCGATCCTAACAATATTTGGGCCTGAGTCTAACTTTTAAAAAGAGGCCTCTGAATCATAATGtgtgttcatattttttttagttccatagcaatttttcaaattaaatcaatacgtTAAAGTCAATATAAAAAtctaaatgaataaaaatatcaaacatgtGCAAAATGATCACTAAAAAACAACCCGCCTAACAGTTTTAGAGCTAAAAATACTAATCAAGTCTGTATAATCAAGTTGTTTAGTAATTTCTTTCTCAATCGATAACATAGCTAATCCATTCAATCTTTCTTATGACATGGTTGATCGGAGAAAAGTTTTGATGAGCTTTAACTTTGAGAAACTTCGctctgcacttgctactgtgaccGGGACAGTTAACAAGATTTTATAAGCAATGTGAGTATTTGGGAAACATCCATCCATTTTCTTCAAGTAATTCACTACATCAATGGCCGATTTTGCTTCTCTTGGTAATGAGCACCGCAAGAATGTCAACTCCGAAAATAGATCATCCCCATTAATATCAGAACAACCCTTATGAGTCAAAGAATTTTCAAGATTCTTGCAAGACCTCAACAAAGTTTCATCGTCTGCACGTTGTAACCTCTCCAGATTGAACAAAAAACCAAATGtttcttcatatttttgaaactgTTCAAATCGAGCTTTCATAGAAGAACGAGCTTGATCGATTATAAAGAGAAAGTAGTTAATTCGGAAAGCTTCTGCAGCTAACTGTATCACTTCTTCACTGTTACTTTCACCAAATTGTTTCTTTCTTCGAATAACACGTTTCTCTCGAAATACAGTTTCAATGCCCATATCACATGCCATTTCTTTAGCTTCAACCATTGCCTTATCGTAACCATCTTCTCTAAATTCTTCAAGAAATAAAACAATCCCTTGTAAAAGTTTGATAGCAACATCAATATccatattttcaaattgaaGAAATTTGCTCACAGTGTTGATAGCATGCAACAACTTGTACCAAATTACCACACCAAGCAAGAATTCAAAATTCTCAAGTTCATATAACGCTAAGGACTCAGCTTCACTCTTCGTTTTGGGATCTTCACTATCATTTGCCAAGTCATACAAAGCATCTCTTATTTGTGCAATTTGCTCCTTTATAGGTTTAACACTCTCAACATGACTTTCCCATCGTGTTTGTGACAATGGCTTAACTGTCAAACCCTTCACGTGATCTTTGAAAATCTTCCAACGCTTGGTAGAAGAGGAGAACAAAGCATAGATCCGTTGTATTACTCCAAAAAATGACATAGCCTTAGGACAACAATTCGCCATATCACACAAAGCTAAATTGAGACTATGACAACCACAAGGAGTATAAAAAGCTCTGGGATTCATTTCAAGTAACTTTTTTTGTACACCTTTATGCTTACCTTTCATATTAGATCCATTATCATATCCTTGACCTCTAATATCATCAATATCAAACTCAAGATTGACTAAAGCATTTTTAAGATGCATAAAAAGCCCAAGTCCCGAAGTATCATCAACATCTAAAAATTGCACCCAATATTCTTCTACTTTTGTGAAACTTTTTGAATCATTTAAACATCGTATGACAATGGACATTTGCTCTTTGTGACTGATATCAGGAGTACAATCtaatatgattgaaaaatatttttcttgtctTACCTTTGCAAGTATTGTTTTTCTTACCTCGTTTGCCAACATCTGTATCAACTCATTTTGAATTCTGCAACCAAGGTATGTAGTATAAGTCTCATGGTCTTTAATCCGTCGGAGGTGCTCTTTCATTACTGGATCAAACTCTGCAATCATTTCAATCATTTGTAAAAACAAACCATTGTTTTCAACATAAAGTTTTTCACAACTTCCTCGAAATGCTAAGTTATTTTTCGCCAATCGTTGAACAACTGCGATTATCCTCTGTAACACTTGTTTCCAATGCTCTCTTTCTTTATTAATTTGTACTTGGACTCCTGCATCAATCACTTTATTTGTCTTCAATCTTCTTTCCAATTCAAGCCAATTCATACACTCCATATGCTCCTTACTCGCTTCATGATTTGCAAGACATCGACTCAAATTATGCCAATCATTGTATCCTTCATTAGTTAACTGACCATATCCAGTCTTGGTTACTTGCTTCTTGAATAACTTAcagcaaaaacaaaaaattttgttaCAAGAAACTGAATATAATAGCCATCTTCTATCACTTTCCTCCCCGTTTGGCAAAATTCTCTTATAATGTGACACATTGAAATGCCTGTTAGCGCTATCTTTAGGAAACACATTTATGACATCTCTATTCGGATCTCTTTCTACTAAAAAGTTTCTAACTTTTTGATCAATGTTGTCCCACTTTGCCGGATCATCAGACCAAGTTTCCTGATTTAAGTTCTCATATTGAACAAACTCTTCATCTTTCTCATGATCATTGAATACATCCACATCGACAGACTCAAGGA
It encodes the following:
- the LOC140969589 gene encoding uncharacterized protein codes for the protein MIQSQAGDINKYFVSNKNIVAEVEDIVDNSISREQDDELDENEIDTKKVLESVDVDVFNDHEKDEEFVQYENLNQETWSDDPAKWDNIDQKVRNFLVERDPNRDVINVFPKDSANRHFNVSHYKRILPNGEESDRRWLLYSVSCNKIFCFCCKLFKKQVTKTGYGQLTNEGYNDWHNLSRCLANHEASKEHMECMNWLELERRLKTNKVIDAGVQVQINKEREHWKQVLQRIIAVVQRLAKNNLAFRGSCEKLYVENNGLFLQMIEMIAEFDPVMKEHLRRIKDHETYTTYLGCRIQNELIQMLANEVRKTILAKVRQEKYFSIILDCTPDISHKEQMSIVIRCLNDSKSFTKVEEYWVQFLDVDDTSGLGLFMHLKNALVNLEFDIDDIRGQGYDNGSNMKGKHKGVQKKLLEMNPRAFYTPCGCHSLNLALCDMANCCPKAMSFFGVIQRIYALFSSSTKRWKIFKDHVKGLTVKPLSQTRWESHVESVKPIKEQIAQIRDALYDLANDSEDPKTKSEAESLALYELENFEFLLGVVIWYKLLHAINTVSKFLQFENMDIDVAIKLLQGIVLFLEEFREDGYDKAMVEAKEMACDMGIETVFREKRVIRRKKQFGESNSEEVIQLAAEAFRINYFLFIIDQARSSMKARFEQFQKYEETFGFLFNLERLQRADDETLLRSCKNLENSLTHKGCSDINGDDLFSELTFLRCSLPREAKSAIDVVNYLKKMDGCFPNTHIAYKILLTVPVTVASAERSFSKLKLIKTFLRSTMS